A region of Plantactinospora sp. BC1 DNA encodes the following proteins:
- a CDS encoding BTAD domain-containing putative transcriptional regulator: protein MQVTFGVLGPVVAWDDSGAPIDVKGPKHRAVLARLVVARGRVVPVGRLVDDLWAAPPPGAVSAVRTFVAALRRALEPHRPPREPARLLVTEGPGYALRAAPDAVDAWRFEEAVTATPAGPPGPALDRLDRALGWWRGPAYAGFDDEPWARPERSRLEQLRLHAVESRAEALLALGRAAEAVPELDGHVAEHPWREEAWRLLALALYRTDRQGDALAVLRRARALLLDQLGVDPGPRLRRLETDILRQVEPAEPGQAPSTADRVWAEAAAAYDRTVASGARARLESTVGLLRSLAVAGGGGLEAAREQRFAAIAAAEQLGDPELTARVIGGYDVPAIWTRSDDPEQAARIVAAAERTLAALHPDAPAATRARLLATIAVESRGTRAARGSEAAREAELIARRLGDPALLAFALNGVFMQSFRRAGLAPERDEVGAELVTLAVRHGLPTFEVLGHLIRLQARSALGDFAVADRHAAAADRVAERDERPLVAVFTRWYRALRLAATGASQATAEAAYRAAAAQLAGTGMPGVERGLLPLALLCLRVWHGRPADTDERTDWGPYAPWARPLVLLARDRPADAAVALRRTPEPPHDLLFEALWCLTGQAAIALGDRAVLERAHAVLAPAAAELAGAGSGMLTAGPVAEHLYRLGTALDRTAA, encoded by the coding sequence GTGCAGGTCACGTTCGGGGTGCTCGGACCGGTGGTGGCCTGGGACGACTCCGGCGCGCCGATCGACGTGAAGGGGCCGAAACACCGCGCCGTGCTGGCCCGGCTCGTCGTCGCGCGCGGCCGGGTCGTCCCGGTCGGCCGGCTCGTCGACGACCTGTGGGCAGCGCCGCCGCCGGGCGCGGTGAGCGCGGTCCGGACCTTCGTGGCGGCGCTGCGGCGCGCGCTGGAGCCGCACCGGCCACCGCGTGAGCCGGCCCGGCTGCTGGTCACCGAGGGACCCGGCTACGCCCTGCGGGCGGCGCCGGACGCGGTCGACGCCTGGCGGTTCGAGGAGGCCGTCACCGCCACCCCCGCCGGACCGCCGGGACCGGCCCTCGACCGCCTCGACCGGGCGCTGGGCTGGTGGCGCGGCCCCGCGTACGCCGGCTTCGACGACGAGCCGTGGGCCCGCCCGGAGCGCAGCCGGCTCGAACAGCTCCGGCTGCACGCGGTCGAGTCGCGGGCCGAGGCGCTACTGGCGCTCGGGCGGGCCGCCGAGGCCGTACCGGAACTCGACGGCCACGTCGCCGAGCATCCCTGGCGGGAGGAGGCGTGGCGGCTGCTGGCCCTGGCCCTATACCGCACCGACCGGCAGGGGGACGCGCTGGCCGTGCTGCGCCGGGCCCGCGCGCTCCTGCTCGACCAGCTCGGCGTCGACCCGGGGCCACGGCTGCGCCGGCTGGAGACCGACATCCTCCGGCAGGTCGAACCGGCGGAGCCCGGCCAGGCTCCCTCGACGGCCGACCGGGTCTGGGCGGAGGCCGCCGCGGCCTACGACCGGACGGTCGCCTCCGGCGCCCGGGCCCGGCTCGAGTCCACGGTCGGCCTGCTACGCAGTCTCGCGGTGGCTGGCGGAGGCGGACTCGAAGCCGCCCGGGAACAGCGGTTCGCGGCCATCGCCGCCGCCGAGCAGCTCGGCGACCCGGAACTGACCGCGCGGGTGATCGGCGGGTACGACGTACCGGCGATCTGGACCCGGTCCGACGACCCGGAACAGGCGGCCCGGATCGTGGCGGCCGCCGAACGTACCCTGGCCGCCCTGCACCCCGACGCGCCCGCCGCCACCCGGGCCCGGCTGCTGGCCACGATCGCCGTGGAGTCGCGCGGCACCCGGGCGGCACGCGGGTCCGAGGCGGCCCGGGAGGCGGAGCTGATCGCCCGCCGGCTGGGTGACCCGGCGCTGCTCGCCTTCGCCCTCAACGGCGTCTTCATGCAGAGCTTCCGGCGCGCGGGGCTGGCCCCGGAGCGCGACGAGGTCGGCGCCGAACTCGTAACACTCGCCGTCCGGCACGGCCTGCCGACGTTCGAGGTGCTCGGCCACCTGATCCGACTCCAGGCCCGCAGCGCGCTCGGCGACTTCGCGGTCGCGGACCGGCACGCCGCCGCCGCGGACCGGGTCGCCGAGCGGGACGAACGACCACTGGTCGCCGTCTTCACCCGGTGGTACCGCGCGCTGCGGCTGGCCGCGACCGGGGCGTCGCAGGCGACGGCGGAGGCCGCCTACCGGGCGGCCGCGGCACAGCTCGCCGGCACCGGCATGCCCGGCGTCGAGCGGGGGCTCCTGCCGCTCGCCCTGCTCTGCCTGCGGGTCTGGCACGGCCGACCGGCGGACACCGACGAGCGCACCGACTGGGGCCCGTACGCGCCCTGGGCCCGGCCACTGGTCCTGCTGGCGCGGGACCGCCCGGCCGACGCCGCCGTGGCGCTGCGCCGGACCCCCGAGCCGCCGCACGACCTGCTCTTCGAGGCTCTCTGGTGCCTCACCGGCCAAGCCGCGATCGCGCTCGGCGACCGGGCGGTGCTGGAACGCGCCCACGCCGTACTCGCACCGGCGGCAGCCGAGCTGGCCGGTGCCGGCAGCGGCATGCTCACCGCCGGCCCCGTCGCCGAGCACCTCTACCGCCTCGGCACCGCCCTCGACCGCACCGCCGCATAA
- a CDS encoding alpha/beta fold hydrolase, which produces MAVTIPGFDYRRVRVDDDVTLSVAVGGSGSPVVLLHGFPQTHLMWRHVATDLAAEHTVICPDLRGYGASDKPAERDAETYAKRTMAADIVTLARQLGHPRFALAGHDRGALVAVRAGLDHPEAISHLAALDVLPTLDMWDVLHGARAAVAFHLYLMAQPPGLPEQMISASPDAFFGYFLDGWAGNPQAIPAEVRAEYLRASREAVPSIVADYRASAGIDVAHDEADRAAGRRLGMPVTVVQQDWGAALGYDAAALWRAWAPDLVHQTTSAGHFMAEEAPGEIATVLRALVAR; this is translated from the coding sequence ATGGCTGTGACCATTCCCGGCTTCGACTACCGGCGTGTCAGGGTCGACGACGACGTCACGCTCTCCGTGGCGGTGGGCGGCTCGGGCAGCCCGGTCGTGCTGCTGCACGGCTTTCCGCAGACGCACCTGATGTGGCGGCACGTCGCCACCGACCTCGCCGCCGAGCACACCGTGATCTGCCCCGACCTGCGCGGGTACGGTGCGAGCGACAAGCCCGCCGAGCGCGACGCCGAGACGTACGCGAAGCGGACCATGGCCGCCGACATCGTCACCCTGGCCCGGCAGCTCGGCCACCCGCGTTTCGCGCTCGCCGGTCACGACCGGGGCGCCCTGGTCGCCGTCCGCGCCGGTCTCGACCATCCGGAGGCGATCTCGCACCTCGCCGCGCTCGACGTGCTGCCGACCCTCGACATGTGGGACGTCCTGCACGGGGCCCGCGCGGCGGTCGCCTTCCACCTCTATCTGATGGCCCAGCCGCCGGGCCTGCCGGAGCAGATGATCTCGGCCAGCCCGGACGCCTTCTTCGGCTACTTCCTGGACGGTTGGGCCGGGAACCCGCAGGCGATTCCGGCCGAGGTGCGGGCCGAGTACCTGAGGGCGTCCCGGGAGGCGGTGCCGTCCATCGTCGCCGACTACCGCGCCTCGGCGGGGATCGACGTCGCACACGACGAGGCGGACCGGGCGGCCGGGCGCCGGCTCGGCATGCCGGTCACGGTCGTCCAGCAGGACTGGGGTGCGGCGCTCGGCTACGACGCCGCCGCGCTGTGGCGGGCCTGGGCCCCGGACCTGGTGCACCAGACCACCTCGGCGGGGCACTTCATGGCGGAGGAGGCACCCGGGGAGATCGCCACGGTGCTCCGGGCGCTCGTCGCGCGCTGA
- a CDS encoding TetR/AcrR family transcriptional regulator — protein sequence MPTGVAIRDVRTQLFEAADRILLRDGPSGLTSRAVTTEAGCAKGVLHRHFDDFDAFLAEFVLDRVGRLAPEAAALRESAGTGTVADNLTAALEGLFGSVAVAIVALVTFRDELRLRLRQTWPAGVPVLTEAAVLLAEYLGAERDLGRLAADADVEILAYTLIGAGHLLFADRTGAPPETAAVRKMVSTVIAGTLPAPGA from the coding sequence GTGCCGACCGGGGTGGCCATCCGCGACGTACGCACGCAGCTGTTCGAAGCCGCCGACCGCATCCTGTTGCGGGACGGGCCGAGCGGGCTGACCAGCCGGGCCGTCACCACGGAGGCGGGCTGCGCCAAGGGAGTACTGCACCGGCACTTCGACGACTTCGACGCCTTCCTCGCCGAGTTCGTGCTCGACCGCGTCGGCAGGCTGGCCCCCGAGGCCGCCGCCCTGCGCGAGTCGGCCGGCACCGGCACTGTCGCCGACAACCTCACCGCCGCGCTGGAGGGCCTGTTCGGGTCGGTCGCGGTCGCCATCGTCGCCCTCGTCACCTTCCGGGACGAGTTGCGCCTGCGGCTACGCCAGACCTGGCCGGCCGGCGTACCCGTGCTGACCGAGGCGGCCGTCCTGCTCGCCGAGTACCTCGGCGCGGAACGTGACCTGGGGCGGCTGGCGGCCGACGCCGACGTCGAGATCCTCGCCTACACGCTGATCGGTGCCGGACACCTGCTCTTCGCCGACCGGACCGGTGCCCCGCCGGAGACCGCAGCCGTGCGCAAGATGGTGAGCACGGTCATCGCCGGCACGCTACCCGCGCCGGGCGCCTGA
- a CDS encoding bifunctional 2-polyprenyl-6-hydroxyphenol methylase/3-demethylubiquinol 3-O-methyltransferase UbiG, translating into MPTLAEKHPEPVEPHRHRQVAESFGTDPERYDRTRPRYPDALVERIVAASPGPEVLDVGCGTGTASRQLQAAGCTVLGVEPDARMAEFARRTGVEVEVATFETWEPAGRRFDAVVAGTAWHWVDPVAGATRARQVLRPGGLLAPFWHTFQLPPEMATAFAEIYRRVVPDTPSRVPAPESTLDAYQPLFATAADRIRQVGGFGEPEQWRFDWTRTYTRDEWLDQLPTSGLATRLAPDKLAALLDGAGATVDALGGSFTMQYRTVVVAARTDAPE; encoded by the coding sequence ATGCCCACTCTAGCCGAGAAGCATCCGGAGCCGGTCGAGCCGCACCGGCACCGCCAGGTGGCGGAGTCCTTCGGCACCGACCCGGAACGCTACGACCGGACCCGGCCCCGCTACCCCGACGCGCTGGTGGAGCGGATCGTCGCCGCCAGCCCCGGTCCCGAGGTGCTCGACGTCGGCTGCGGCACCGGCACGGCGAGCCGGCAACTCCAGGCCGCCGGCTGCACGGTGCTCGGAGTCGAGCCCGACGCCCGGATGGCCGAGTTCGCCCGGCGTACCGGGGTCGAGGTCGAGGTGGCCACCTTCGAGACCTGGGAGCCCGCCGGGCGGCGGTTCGACGCGGTCGTCGCCGGCACGGCCTGGCACTGGGTGGACCCGGTCGCGGGCGCGACCCGGGCGCGACAGGTGCTGCGTCCCGGCGGCCTGCTGGCGCCGTTCTGGCACACCTTCCAGCTCCCACCCGAGATGGCGACCGCCTTCGCCGAGATCTACCGCCGGGTGGTGCCCGACACACCGTCCCGGGTCCCGGCGCCGGAGTCGACCCTGGACGCCTATCAGCCGCTGTTCGCCACCGCCGCCGACAGGATCCGCCAGGTGGGCGGCTTCGGCGAACCCGAGCAGTGGCGATTCGACTGGACCAGGACCTACACCCGCGACGAGTGGCTGGACCAGTTGCCCACCTCCGGCCTCGCGACCCGGCTGGCGCCGGACAAGCTCGCGGCGCTGCTCGACGGCGCCGGAGCCACGGTCGACGCGCTGGGCGGCAGCTTCACGATGCAGTACCGCACGGTGGTCGTGGCCGCCCGCACCGACGCCCCCGAGTGA
- a CDS encoding class I SAM-dependent methyltransferase gives MAGDVLHVPGSRGLTGEQVRRWTEVLDHLAAALPAGAVTVLVDGGPLAGVVADRLSDHLAAAGRPCLRLTDSTPPADAETWRAGRGRPAVALADGPGWRAHPPNGGWDVVIRLRTRPGGSTRQNEPAHAADGAHAAHAADSANTADGADSANAAQAADIVVDLRDPDWPVIRQLAERLAPRERWYVGESRAFFGVRAASWDARFGDDLPAYAAAVREARLPAGGVAVDVGCGTGRALPALRQAVGPGGIVIGLDLTPQMLAAAVAHGRDSAAALLIGDARHLPLRDATADVVFAAGLLTHLPDPVAGLRELARVTRPGGRLVIFHPSGRAALAARHGRVLGPEEPLAEVPLQRSALRAGWHLDGYDDAAHRFLAIATRRPD, from the coding sequence ATGGCTGGCGACGTGCTGCACGTACCGGGATCGCGAGGGCTGACCGGCGAGCAGGTCCGGCGGTGGACGGAGGTCCTCGACCACCTCGCCGCCGCCCTCCCCGCCGGTGCGGTCACCGTGCTGGTCGACGGCGGTCCGCTCGCGGGCGTGGTCGCCGACCGCCTTTCCGACCACCTCGCCGCCGCCGGCCGCCCCTGCCTCCGGCTCACCGACAGCACACCGCCGGCCGACGCGGAAACCTGGCGGGCGGGCCGAGGCCGGCCGGCGGTCGCGCTGGCCGACGGGCCCGGCTGGCGGGCCCACCCGCCCAACGGCGGCTGGGACGTGGTCATCCGACTGCGCACCCGACCCGGCGGATCAACCAGGCAAAACGAACCCGCCCACGCCGCCGACGGCGCCCATGCCGCCCATGCCGCCGACAGCGCCAACACCGCGGACGGCGCCGACAGCGCCAACGCGGCGCAGGCCGCAGACATCGTCGTCGACCTGCGCGATCCGGACTGGCCGGTGATCCGGCAGCTCGCCGAGCGGCTCGCGCCGAGGGAGCGCTGGTACGTCGGCGAGTCCCGTGCCTTCTTCGGGGTCCGTGCCGCCAGTTGGGACGCCAGGTTCGGCGACGACCTGCCCGCCTACGCCGCCGCCGTCCGGGAGGCGCGACTGCCGGCCGGGGGAGTGGCCGTGGACGTCGGCTGCGGTACCGGCCGTGCGTTGCCGGCGCTGCGGCAGGCGGTCGGGCCCGGCGGCATCGTCATCGGCCTCGACCTGACCCCGCAGATGTTGGCCGCCGCCGTCGCGCACGGCCGGGACTCGGCCGCCGCCCTACTCATCGGCGACGCCCGACACCTCCCGCTCCGGGACGCGACCGCCGACGTCGTCTTCGCCGCCGGCCTGCTGACCCACCTGCCCGACCCGGTGGCCGGGCTCCGCGAACTGGCCCGGGTCACCCGCCCCGGCGGACGCCTCGTGATCTTCCACCCGTCCGGCCGTGCCGCGCTGGCCGCCCGGCACGGCCGCGTTCTCGGCCCCGAGGAGCCGCTGGCCGAAGTCCCGCTCCAGCGGTCGGCGCTCCGTGCGGGGTGGCACCTCGACGGCTACGACGACGCGGCGCACCGGTTCCTGGCCATCGCCACCCGCCGGCCGGACTGA
- a CDS encoding molybdopterin-binding protein, whose protein sequence is MTRFRIGETAELLGVSVDTVRRWIDAGRLPALRDEYGHRLIDGETLAGFVRAQAAEPEERTEESSARNRLRGIVTAVVKDTVMAQVDIQAGPFRLVSLMSREAVDDLGLEVGSVAVAVIKSTTVVVEKTTATVGGRGRSGQQ, encoded by the coding sequence GTGACGAGGTTCCGGATCGGCGAGACGGCAGAACTGCTCGGAGTCAGCGTCGACACGGTGCGGCGCTGGATCGACGCCGGACGCCTGCCCGCGCTCCGCGACGAGTACGGGCACCGGCTGATCGACGGGGAGACGCTGGCCGGGTTCGTGCGGGCACAGGCGGCCGAACCGGAGGAGCGCACCGAGGAGTCGTCCGCGCGCAACCGGCTGCGCGGCATCGTCACCGCCGTGGTCAAGGACACGGTGATGGCCCAGGTGGACATCCAGGCGGGGCCGTTCCGGCTGGTGTCGCTGATGAGCCGCGAAGCCGTCGACGACCTCGGCCTGGAGGTCGGGTCGGTCGCGGTGGCGGTGATCAAGTCGACCACGGTGGTGGTGGAGAAGACGACGGCGACCGTCGGCGGACGCGGAAGGAGCGGTCAGCAGTGA
- the modA gene encoding molybdate ABC transporter substrate-binding protein yields MRAARSRTGLATLTALAVLGLSGCGDGDGTAEAPPSGSGTRLSGTLTVFAAASLTESFTRLGRDFEAAHPGLRVSFSFAGSSALANQINQGAPADVFASAAPANMKTVTDAGNGAGTPTTFARNQLVIAVPKGNPGGVTGLADLTRPGVKVALCAEQVPCGAAAKKALTSAGVGVTPVTLEQDVKAALSKLRLGEVDAALVYRTDARAAAEQVDGIEFPESAEAVNDYPIVVCREAPNKAAGQAFVDHVLSDAGRGVLTAAGFQAP; encoded by the coding sequence GTGAGAGCAGCACGATCGCGTACCGGCCTGGCCACGCTCACCGCGCTGGCGGTGCTGGGACTCTCCGGCTGCGGCGACGGCGACGGCACCGCGGAAGCGCCGCCGTCGGGCAGCGGCACCCGGCTCAGCGGAACCCTCACCGTCTTCGCGGCGGCGTCGTTGACCGAGTCGTTCACCCGACTGGGCCGGGACTTCGAGGCGGCCCACCCGGGTCTGCGGGTGAGCTTCAGCTTCGCCGGCAGCTCCGCGCTCGCCAACCAGATCAACCAGGGGGCACCGGCGGACGTGTTCGCCTCCGCCGCACCGGCAAACATGAAGACCGTGACCGACGCCGGTAACGGTGCCGGCACCCCGACCACCTTCGCCCGGAACCAGCTCGTGATCGCCGTACCGAAGGGCAACCCCGGCGGGGTGACCGGGCTGGCCGACCTGACCCGGCCGGGTGTCAAGGTGGCGCTCTGCGCCGAGCAGGTGCCGTGCGGAGCGGCGGCGAAGAAGGCGCTGACCTCGGCCGGGGTGGGAGTCACGCCGGTGACCCTGGAGCAGGACGTGAAGGCGGCGCTGTCGAAGCTGCGGCTCGGCGAGGTCGACGCGGCGCTGGTCTACCGGACCGACGCCAGGGCCGCCGCCGAGCAGGTCGACGGGATCGAGTTCCCCGAGTCGGCCGAGGCGGTCAACGACTACCCGATCGTGGTGTGCAGGGAGGCACCGAACAAGGCGGCCGGGCAGGCGTTCGTCGACCACGTGCTCTCCGACGCCGGCCGGGGCGTACTCACCGCCGCCGGATTCCAGGCGCCGTAG
- a CDS encoding ABC transporter permease: MGGGGVARRRRTGRVPAALLLPAALGLLFLVLPLIGLLVRAPWSTLPHRLTEPGVVTALRLSLQTATLATLLCLLLGVPLAWLLARVEFPGRRVVRALVTVPLVLPPVVGGVALLLVFGRRGLLGGWLDSSFGITLPFSTAGVVLAEAFVAMPFLIIAVEGALRGADTRYEEAAATLGAGRWTTFTHVTLPLVAPGIAAGAVLCWARALGEFGATITFAGNFPGRTQTMPLAVYLALETDLEAAIVLSLLLLAVSVAILASLRDRWITSP, translated from the coding sequence GTGGGCGGGGGCGGGGTGGCACGGCGGCGGCGTACCGGTCGGGTACCGGCGGCACTCCTGCTCCCGGCCGCGCTCGGCCTGCTCTTCCTGGTACTGCCCCTGATCGGCCTGCTGGTACGCGCACCGTGGAGTACCCTCCCGCACCGGCTCACCGAGCCGGGGGTGGTCACCGCGCTCCGGCTGTCCTTGCAGACCGCCACCCTCGCCACCCTGCTCTGCCTGCTCCTCGGCGTACCGCTGGCCTGGCTGCTCGCCCGGGTCGAGTTCCCCGGCCGCCGGGTCGTACGCGCGCTGGTCACCGTCCCGCTGGTGCTGCCGCCGGTGGTCGGCGGCGTCGCCCTGCTGCTGGTCTTCGGTCGCCGGGGACTGCTCGGCGGCTGGCTCGACAGCAGCTTCGGGATCACCCTGCCGTTCAGCACCGCCGGAGTGGTCCTCGCCGAGGCGTTCGTCGCGATGCCGTTCCTGATCATCGCCGTCGAGGGGGCGCTGCGCGGTGCCGACACCCGCTACGAGGAGGCGGCGGCCACCCTCGGCGCCGGCCGGTGGACCACCTTCACCCACGTCACGCTGCCGCTGGTGGCCCCGGGCATCGCCGCCGGGGCGGTACTGTGCTGGGCGCGGGCGCTCGGCGAGTTCGGCGCCACCATCACCTTCGCCGGCAACTTCCCCGGCCGGACCCAGACCATGCCGCTCGCCGTCTACCTGGCGCTGGAGACCGATCTGGAGGCGGCGATCGTGTTGAGCCTGCTGCTGCTCGCCGTCTCGGTGGCCATCCTGGCCAGCCTCCGGGACCGCTGGATCACCAGCCCATGA
- a CDS encoding ABC transporter ATP-binding protein, with the protein MTAVSVARAGVEAGTPLLDAHLVVDRGAFRLDVALRISPGEVVALLGPNGAGKTTALRALAGLLPLTDGHITLGGRDLDRPNRDGWTPPERRPIGVVFQDYLLFPHLTALDNVAFGPRRHGVDRRQARRRAAEWLDRMGLAGQARRKPRQLSGGQAQRVALARALAVDPALLLLDEPLAALDARTRLDTRTELQRHLGEHPGATLLVTHDPLDALVLADRLVIVEEGRVVQEGDAATITGQPRTDYVARLVGLNLYRGVADGEAVRISDGFALTTTDHPRGEVFVAFPPSAVALYPGRPEGSPRNIWPATISAIQRHGDNLRIQLAGPIQVAADITPAAATQLRLTPGQPLWAAVKATETRVYPAAGGRQQPYR; encoded by the coding sequence ATGACCGCCGTCTCGGTCGCCCGGGCCGGTGTCGAGGCCGGCACGCCACTGCTCGACGCGCACCTGGTCGTCGACCGGGGCGCCTTCCGGCTCGACGTCGCGCTGCGGATCAGCCCCGGCGAGGTCGTCGCACTCCTGGGTCCGAACGGCGCCGGCAAGACCACCGCGCTGCGGGCGCTCGCCGGGCTGCTGCCGCTGACCGACGGGCACATCACCCTCGGCGGCCGGGACCTCGACCGGCCCAACCGGGACGGCTGGACGCCGCCCGAGCGGCGACCGATCGGCGTGGTCTTCCAGGACTACCTGCTCTTTCCGCACCTCACCGCCCTCGACAACGTCGCCTTCGGGCCGCGCCGGCACGGGGTCGACCGCCGGCAGGCCCGACGACGCGCCGCCGAGTGGCTGGACCGGATGGGCCTGGCCGGGCAGGCCCGGCGCAAACCACGGCAGCTCTCCGGCGGCCAGGCCCAGCGGGTCGCCCTGGCCCGTGCCCTCGCCGTCGACCCGGCACTCCTGCTCCTGGACGAGCCACTCGCCGCGCTCGACGCCCGGACCCGACTCGACACCCGTACCGAACTGCAACGCCACCTCGGCGAGCACCCCGGCGCCACGCTGCTGGTCACGCACGACCCGCTCGACGCCCTCGTCCTCGCCGACCGGCTGGTGATCGTGGAGGAGGGCCGGGTCGTCCAGGAGGGCGACGCCGCCACCATCACCGGACAGCCCCGCACCGACTACGTCGCCCGACTGGTCGGGCTCAACCTCTATCGCGGCGTCGCCGACGGGGAGGCCGTACGGATCAGCGACGGCTTCGCCCTGACCACCACCGACCACCCGCGCGGGGAGGTCTTCGTCGCGTTCCCGCCCTCCGCCGTCGCCCTCTATCCCGGCCGTCCCGAGGGCAGCCCCCGCAACATCTGGCCGGCCACCATCTCGGCGATCCAACGCCACGGCGACAACCTGCGGATCCAACTGGCCGGGCCGATCCAGGTCGCCGCCGACATCACCCCGGCGGCCGCCACGCAACTGCGGCTCACCCCGGGGCAGCCGCTCTGGGCCGCGGTCAAGGCCACCGAGACCCGGGTCTACCCGGCGGCGGGCGGGCGGCAGCAGCCGTACCGGTAG
- a CDS encoding cellulase family glycosylhydrolase, which translates to MRRRLAAFGAVLLAVAGSVLLSVGPADAAVGLHVSGRNIVEANGQTFVMRGVNHPHVWFTGQTRSFADIKALGANTVRVVLGSGKRWGPSTDVAEVISLCKQNRLICVLEVHDTTGYGEEAAAASLDEAVDYWISQKSALVGQENYVVINIGNEPIGNTNAGQWTAATASAIARMRSNGFQHLLMVDGPNWGQDWQYVMRDNAQTILDADTQRNTVLSIHMYAVFNTAASITDYLNRFQANGWPLVIGEFGWRFNSGEVDHETILAEANARGLGYLGWSWSGNTDPILDMATNFDPTQLTTWGQRIFNGANGIRATARQAAVYDSVTPGPTTPPVTPTTTPPVTPTTTPPGGSGACTATYAVTGQWSGGFQAEVRVTAGSRAVTGWTVTWTFGNGQRVSQAWNATVTSSGSSVTARNVSYNGNLAAGASTTFGFLGSWTGTNSAPTLSCAAN; encoded by the coding sequence ATGAGAAGACGACTCGCTGCCTTCGGCGCCGTCCTGCTCGCGGTAGCCGGATCAGTCCTGCTCTCCGTCGGGCCGGCGGATGCCGCCGTCGGCCTGCACGTCAGCGGCCGGAACATCGTCGAGGCGAACGGCCAGACGTTCGTCATGCGCGGCGTCAACCACCCGCACGTCTGGTTCACCGGCCAGACCCGATCGTTCGCCGACATCAAGGCGCTCGGTGCCAACACCGTGCGCGTCGTACTCGGCAGTGGCAAGCGGTGGGGTCCGTCCACCGACGTCGCCGAGGTGATCTCGCTCTGCAAGCAGAACCGGCTGATCTGCGTACTGGAGGTGCACGACACCACCGGCTACGGCGAGGAGGCGGCGGCCGCCTCGCTCGACGAGGCGGTCGACTACTGGATCAGCCAGAAGAGCGCACTGGTCGGCCAGGAGAACTACGTCGTCATCAACATCGGCAACGAACCGATCGGCAACACCAACGCCGGGCAGTGGACCGCCGCCACCGCCTCGGCCATCGCCAGGATGCGCAGCAACGGCTTCCAGCACCTGCTGATGGTCGACGGGCCGAACTGGGGCCAGGACTGGCAGTACGTCATGCGGGACAACGCCCAGACGATCCTGGACGCCGACACCCAGCGCAACACCGTACTCTCGATCCACATGTACGCGGTGTTCAACACCGCCGCGAGCATCACCGACTATCTCAACCGCTTCCAGGCCAACGGCTGGCCGCTGGTGATCGGCGAGTTCGGCTGGCGGTTCAACTCCGGCGAGGTGGACCACGAGACGATCCTCGCCGAGGCGAACGCCCGCGGCCTGGGCTATCTCGGCTGGTCGTGGAGCGGCAACACCGACCCGATCCTCGACATGGCCACCAACTTCGACCCGACCCAGCTCACCACCTGGGGCCAGCGGATCTTCAACGGCGCCAACGGCATCCGGGCGACCGCCCGGCAGGCCGCCGTCTACGACAGCGTGACACCGGGTCCGACCACTCCGCCGGTCACGCCCACCACCACTCCGCCGGTGACCCCCACGACCACCCCACCGGGTGGGAGCGGCGCCTGCACCGCCACGTACGCCGTGACCGGTCAGTGGTCCGGCGGCTTCCAGGCCGAGGTACGGGTGACCGCGGGTTCCCGGGCGGTCACCGGCTGGACGGTGACCTGGACCTTCGGCAACGGCCAGCGCGTCTCGCAGGCGTGGAACGCGACCGTGACCAGCAGCGGGTCGAGCGTGACCGCCCGGAACGTGAGCTACAACGGCAACCTCGCCGCCGGGGCGAGCACCACCTTCGGCTTCCTCGGCTCGTGGACCGGCACCAACAGCGCACCCACGCTGTCCTGCGCCGCGAACTGA